Proteins from one Amycolatopsis benzoatilytica AK 16/65 genomic window:
- a CDS encoding glutamyl-tRNA reductase, whose amino-acid sequence MSVLAVGLSHRSADLGTLERAAIPAAELTKVLHDLQQAEHISEAMLVSTCNRIEVYAVVETFHGGVNDVSEVLSRKAGMEPAELYESLYVHYAGAAVEHLFSVTSGLDSMVVGETQILGQIRSAYATAREAGTVGRTLHELIQTTLRVGKRVHAETGLDQLGASVVSEALAAAGDVAGKHALIVGAGSMGALTASQLRKAGIGRVTVANRTEANAVRLAEKTAAEGIPAGSVPLSALAEAVELADVVVACTGAQDAVFRAEHVPARNGRALVVCDLGLPKDVDVAVAELADVAVVDLETIQRRMREAGAPTTDRQTAKANGIVLDEVREYLAGQRSAEVTPTVTALRRRAAEVVDAELLRLDNRLPELDSQIREEVGRTVRRVVDKLLHAPTVRVKQLAAETADTDYANALRELFCLDPQAPAAVASPTAPEIEKKR is encoded by the coding sequence ATGAGCGTGTTGGCGGTCGGGCTCTCCCATCGCAGTGCGGACCTCGGCACGCTCGAGCGTGCCGCGATCCCCGCGGCGGAGCTCACCAAGGTCCTGCACGACCTGCAGCAGGCGGAGCACATCAGCGAGGCGATGCTCGTCTCGACGTGCAACCGCATCGAGGTCTACGCCGTAGTCGAGACGTTCCACGGCGGCGTCAACGACGTCTCGGAGGTGCTCTCCCGCAAAGCCGGGATGGAGCCGGCCGAGCTGTACGAGAGCCTGTACGTGCACTACGCGGGCGCGGCGGTCGAGCACCTGTTCTCGGTCACCTCGGGCCTGGACTCGATGGTGGTCGGCGAGACGCAGATCCTCGGCCAGATCCGGTCCGCCTACGCGACCGCGCGCGAGGCCGGCACCGTCGGCCGCACGCTGCACGAGCTGATCCAGACCACCCTGCGGGTCGGCAAGCGGGTGCACGCCGAGACCGGGCTGGACCAGCTCGGCGCGTCCGTGGTGTCCGAGGCGCTGGCCGCCGCCGGCGATGTCGCGGGCAAGCACGCGCTGATCGTCGGGGCCGGTTCGATGGGCGCGCTCACCGCCTCCCAGCTGCGCAAGGCCGGGATCGGCCGGGTCACGGTCGCGAACCGGACCGAGGCCAACGCGGTCCGGCTGGCCGAGAAGACCGCGGCCGAGGGCATCCCGGCCGGGTCGGTGCCGCTGTCCGCCTTGGCCGAGGCGGTCGAGCTGGCCGACGTGGTGGTGGCGTGCACCGGTGCGCAGGACGCGGTGTTCCGGGCCGAGCACGTGCCCGCCCGCAACGGCCGCGCGCTGGTCGTCTGCGACCTCGGGCTGCCCAAGGACGTTGACGTGGCGGTCGCCGAACTCGCCGACGTCGCCGTGGTCGACCTGGAGACGATCCAGCGCCGGATGCGGGAGGCGGGCGCCCCGACCACCGACCGGCAGACCGCCAAAGCCAACGGCATCGTGCTGGACGAGGTGCGCGAGTACCTCGCCGGACAGCGCAGCGCCGAGGTCACGCCCACGGTCACCGCGCTGCGTCGGCGCGCGGCCGAGGTAGTGGACGCGGAGCTGCTCCGCCTGGACAACCGGCTGCCGGAACTCGACAGCCAGATTCGCGAAGAGGTCGGCCGCACGGTTCGCCGGGTGGTCGACAAGCTGCTGCACGCGCCGACGGTGCGGGTCAAGCAGCTGGCCGCCGAGACGGCCGACACCGACTACGCCAACGCGTTGCGGGAGCTGTTCTGCCTCGATCCGCAGGCACCTGCGGCCGTGGCCAGCCCGACAGCGCCGGAGATCGAGAAGAAGCGGTAG
- the hemB gene encoding porphobilinogen synthase, with protein MFPEQRPRRLRTTPAMRRMVSETTLRPRQLILPMFVGEGLDAPRPIASMPGVVQHTRDTLRKAAVDAVNAGVGGLMLFGVPENRDPQGSGAIDENGILNVALRDLRSELGDATVLMADTCLDEFTDHGHCGVLDADGKVDNDATLRLYADMAVAQAEAGAHVLGPSGMMDGQVGVIRRALDEVGHRETAILAYTVKYASAFYGPFREAVDSQLKGDRKTYQQDLGNAREALREIELDLAEGADMIMVKPALSYLDVIKAAADVSPVPVAAYNISGEYAMVEAAAANGWLERERTILEVLTSIRRAGADLVLTYWAAEAAGWLD; from the coding sequence GTGTTTCCTGAGCAGCGACCTCGCAGGCTTCGTACCACCCCGGCGATGCGCCGGATGGTCAGTGAGACCACTCTGCGCCCACGGCAGCTGATCCTGCCGATGTTCGTCGGCGAAGGGCTCGACGCGCCGCGGCCGATCGCCAGCATGCCGGGCGTCGTCCAGCACACTCGCGACACGTTGCGCAAAGCCGCCGTCGACGCGGTCAACGCGGGGGTCGGCGGGCTCATGCTGTTCGGTGTTCCGGAGAACCGGGACCCGCAGGGGTCCGGCGCGATCGACGAGAACGGCATCCTCAACGTCGCGCTCCGGGATCTGCGCAGCGAACTCGGCGACGCCACCGTGCTGATGGCCGACACCTGCCTGGACGAGTTCACCGACCACGGCCACTGCGGCGTGCTCGACGCGGACGGCAAGGTGGACAACGACGCCACGCTCCGGCTGTATGCCGACATGGCGGTCGCGCAGGCCGAAGCGGGTGCGCACGTGCTCGGGCCCAGCGGGATGATGGACGGGCAGGTCGGCGTGATCCGGCGGGCGCTGGACGAGGTCGGGCACCGCGAGACCGCCATTCTCGCCTACACCGTGAAGTACGCCAGCGCGTTCTACGGCCCGTTCCGCGAGGCCGTCGATTCGCAGCTCAAGGGCGACCGCAAGACTTACCAGCAGGATCTGGGCAACGCGCGGGAAGCGCTGCGGGAGATCGAACTCGATCTCGCCGAGGGCGCGGACATGATCATGGTCAAGCCTGCCTTGTCCTATTTGGACGTCATCAAGGCGGCCGCCGACGTTTCGCCGGTTCCGGTCGCGGCGTACAACATTTCCGGCGAGTACGCGATGGTCGAGGCGGCCGCCGCGAACGGCTGGCTCGAGCGGGAACGCACCATCCTCGAGGTGCTCACGTCGATCCGGCGCGCGGGTGCGGACCTGGTCCTGACCTACTGGGCGGCCGAGGCCGCGGGCTGGCTGGACTGA
- a CDS encoding uroporphyrinogen-III synthase has product MTPARKTAGRVAFVGSGPGDAGLLTVRAQELLAKAEVVVTDPDVPAGVLAFAAPGAEVRPAVGEPSDVAKDLTSEAKAGRLALRLVSGDPLTSPAVVAEVQAVARTSAVFDVIPGVPPGTAVPAYAGVALGGTYTEADVRGEVDWGALAASPGPIVLHATSAHLAEAASRLTEKGLPSTTPVAVTANGTINTQRTLDTTLASVANDAGELVGPLVVTVGQAAGHRSKLSWWESRALYGWKVLVPRTKEQAGEMAERLRGHGATSHEVPTISVEPPRSPAQMERSVKGLVDGRYQWIVFTSTNAVRAVWEKFEEFGLDARAFSGVKIACVGESTAAKVRSFGIIPELVPTGEQSSEGLLAEFPPYDDVLDPVNRVLLPRADIATEILSAGLIERGWEVDDVTAYRTVRAAPPPAETREMIKTGGFDAVCFTSSSTVRNLVGIAGKPHTRTLVACIGPKTAETAVEFGLRVDVQPEKADVPHLVDALAEHAARLRAEGALPPPRKAKRTRRS; this is encoded by the coding sequence ATGACCCCTGCTCGCAAGACCGCCGGGCGTGTCGCCTTCGTGGGCTCGGGCCCCGGGGACGCCGGGCTGCTCACCGTCCGCGCCCAGGAACTCTTGGCCAAGGCCGAGGTCGTGGTGACGGACCCGGACGTGCCGGCCGGCGTACTCGCGTTCGCCGCCCCGGGCGCCGAGGTCCGGCCCGCCGTCGGTGAGCCGTCCGACGTCGCGAAGGACCTGACCTCCGAGGCCAAAGCAGGCCGGCTCGCGCTGCGCCTGGTCTCCGGTGACCCGCTGACCAGTCCGGCCGTCGTGGCCGAGGTGCAGGCCGTGGCCCGCACGTCGGCTGTTTTCGACGTCATCCCGGGCGTCCCGCCGGGCACCGCGGTGCCCGCCTACGCGGGAGTCGCGCTCGGCGGCACCTACACCGAGGCGGACGTGCGCGGCGAGGTCGACTGGGGCGCGCTGGCCGCTTCCCCCGGCCCGATCGTGCTGCACGCGACCTCGGCGCACCTGGCCGAGGCGGCGAGCCGGCTCACCGAGAAGGGGCTGCCGTCCACGACGCCGGTCGCGGTCACCGCGAACGGCACCATCAACACCCAGCGCACCCTCGACACCACGCTGGCCTCGGTCGCCAACGACGCGGGCGAGCTCGTCGGCCCGCTGGTCGTGACGGTCGGGCAGGCCGCCGGGCACCGCTCGAAGCTGTCCTGGTGGGAGTCGCGCGCGCTGTACGGCTGGAAGGTCCTGGTGCCGCGCACCAAGGAGCAGGCCGGCGAAATGGCCGAGCGCCTGCGCGGCCACGGCGCGACCTCGCACGAGGTGCCGACGATCTCCGTCGAGCCGCCCCGCAGCCCGGCGCAGATGGAGCGCTCGGTCAAGGGCCTGGTCGACGGCCGTTACCAGTGGATCGTCTTCACCTCCACCAACGCGGTGCGCGCGGTGTGGGAGAAGTTCGAGGAGTTCGGGCTGGACGCACGCGCGTTCTCCGGCGTGAAGATCGCCTGCGTCGGCGAATCGACCGCGGCGAAGGTCCGTTCGTTCGGCATCATCCCGGAGCTGGTGCCGACCGGCGAGCAGTCGTCGGAGGGCCTGCTGGCCGAGTTCCCGCCGTACGACGACGTGCTGGACCCGGTCAACCGGGTGCTGCTGCCGCGGGCGGACATCGCCACCGAGATCCTGTCGGCCGGCCTGATCGAGCGGGGCTGGGAAGTGGACGACGTCACCGCCTACCGGACCGTCCGGGCGGCCCCGCCGCCAGCCGAGACCCGCGAGATGATCAAGACCGGCGGGTTCGACGCGGTCTGCTTCACCTCGTCGTCGACCGTGCGCAACCTGGTGGGCATCGCCGGGAAGCCGCACACCCGCACGTTGGTCGCGTGCATCGGGCCGAAGACCGCGGAGACCGCCGTGGAATTCGGTCTGCGAGTGGACGTCCAGCCGGAGAAGGCGGACGTGCCGCACCTGGTGGACGCCCTCGCCGAGCACGCCGCCCGGCTTCGTGCGGAGGGCGCGCTGCCTCCGCCTCGGAAGGCCAAGCGGACCCGGCGCAGCTGA
- a CDS encoding AMP-binding protein: MGVDRISTARGVAGLLADAAGRWPERTAIIETGTGGKLTWRELDEAAHAQARQLVSAGVGPGDPVVLRLPTSADFAVALFAVLRAGGIAVPLSPQAPAPELERLLAHSGAKLVVQRDDAELPEGVAGLPPRGSVAGEPVDLGRTGEDIAVISYTSGTTGPPRGVLLSHRALLANLTQLSEVDGVLEQNDRVLVSIPLFHVYGLGPGLLMSTAVGATLVLSERFEPQRTLDDIAEYGVTVITGVPAMYGGFAALGQDELRRGLATVRRMTSGAAPLHPKVLASIREATGLDVYEGYGLTECAPVVTSTLVTGYPKPGSVGRPLPGIELRLVEPDGSAGELPLDPEDPDDVFESGGSTGLVSVRGANLFSGYWPDGAHGPDAEGWFRTGDVGYLDSDGDLHLVDRANDLIIVNGFNVFPHEVEEVISQLPGVAEAAVVGVVDDRSGEAVKAVVVPVEGAALSEQQVVDQCAAQLAGYKVPHTVEFAESLPHSATGKLRRLKLR; the protein is encoded by the coding sequence GTGGGGGTGGACCGGATCAGCACCGCGCGCGGCGTCGCCGGGCTCCTCGCCGACGCGGCCGGCCGGTGGCCGGAGCGCACGGCGATCATCGAGACCGGCACCGGCGGCAAGCTGACCTGGCGGGAGCTCGACGAGGCGGCGCACGCGCAGGCGCGGCAGCTGGTCTCGGCCGGGGTCGGACCAGGCGACCCGGTCGTCCTGCGGTTGCCGACGTCGGCGGACTTCGCGGTCGCGTTGTTCGCGGTGCTGCGAGCGGGCGGGATCGCGGTGCCGCTGTCGCCGCAGGCGCCCGCACCCGAGCTGGAGCGGCTGCTGGCGCACAGCGGCGCGAAGCTCGTCGTGCAGCGGGACGACGCTGAGCTGCCGGAAGGCGTCGCCGGCCTGCCGCCACGCGGCTCGGTCGCCGGGGAACCAGTCGATCTCGGCCGGACCGGCGAGGACATCGCGGTCATTTCCTACACCTCCGGCACGACCGGTCCACCGCGCGGAGTGCTGCTGTCGCACCGGGCGTTGCTCGCCAACCTCACTCAATTGTCCGAAGTGGACGGGGTGCTCGAACAGAACGACCGGGTGCTGGTTTCGATCCCGCTGTTCCACGTCTACGGCCTCGGCCCGGGGCTGCTGATGTCCACCGCGGTCGGCGCGACGCTGGTGCTGTCCGAGCGCTTCGAGCCGCAGCGGACGCTGGACGACATCGCCGAGTACGGCGTCACCGTGATCACCGGGGTGCCCGCGATGTACGGCGGGTTCGCCGCACTCGGACAGGACGAGCTGAGGCGCGGGCTGGCGACCGTCCGGCGGATGACGTCCGGTGCCGCGCCGTTGCACCCGAAGGTGCTCGCCTCGATCCGGGAAGCCACCGGGCTCGACGTGTACGAGGGCTACGGGCTCACCGAATGCGCGCCGGTGGTCACCTCGACGCTGGTCACCGGGTATCCGAAGCCCGGTTCGGTGGGCCGTCCGCTGCCCGGGATCGAACTGCGGCTGGTGGAGCCGGACGGGTCGGCGGGCGAACTGCCGCTGGACCCGGAGGACCCGGACGACGTGTTCGAGTCCGGCGGCAGCACCGGCCTGGTATCGGTGCGCGGGGCGAACCTGTTCTCCGGCTACTGGCCGGACGGCGCGCACGGCCCGGACGCCGAGGGCTGGTTCCGCACCGGCGACGTCGGCTACCTCGATTCCGACGGCGACCTGCACCTGGTGGACCGGGCCAACGATTTGATCATCGTCAACGGCTTCAACGTCTTCCCGCACGAAGTCGAGGAAGTGATCTCGCAGCTGCCGGGCGTGGCCGAGGCGGCGGTGGTCGGCGTGGTCGACGACCGCAGCGGCGAGGCGGTCAAAGCGGTGGTGGTGCCGGTCGAAGGCGCGGCGCTGTCGGAACAGCAGGTGGTGGACCAGTGCGCCGCGCAGCTCGCGGGGTACAAGGTGCCGCACACGGTCGAGTTCGCGGAGTCGCTGCCGCATTCGGCGACCGGGAAGCTGCGCCGGCTCAAGCTACGCTGA
- a CDS encoding efflux RND transporter periplasmic adaptor subunit: MKRLRTRTWVVNGVLVVLLGGAAFGIYQAFTPASPTASAQTRTTPVRRANVTETVSAAGTIASAYTGAANFTTSGKVTAIDVKVGDVVSAGQKLATIDSTQASKQLQVAKDNLAVADDNLTQAQDNPPANQTATQVQSNLTSLQAKVDQARLDVDNAQSTVDATVLTAPGAGTVTAINGTVGQQTGSGGSGNGSSGASSSSGNGGSGQSSSGSGNSGANSAGSNSSGFIDITDMSNLVVNTSVAEIDVSKVKTGQKATVTLNATPDQPLPATVSSIDLTPTTSSNVVTYGAKLALTNAPSGLRPGQSASVVITVAESDNVLSVPAAAVKTSGTTNVVTVEQNGQAVPRQVQIGVRGESTVEIKSGLQEGDSVVLTAASPTTSSGTNGQQRGGTGGLGGFGGQQGGFGGGRQGGVGTGGGRG, from the coding sequence ATGAAGCGGCTGCGTACCCGTACCTGGGTGGTCAACGGAGTGCTCGTCGTGCTGCTAGGTGGCGCGGCTTTCGGGATCTACCAGGCATTTACGCCGGCCAGTCCCACTGCGAGCGCGCAAACCAGGACAACTCCGGTACGCCGGGCGAACGTGACCGAGACCGTGTCCGCGGCCGGCACCATCGCCAGCGCGTACACCGGCGCGGCGAACTTCACGACGTCCGGCAAGGTCACCGCGATCGACGTGAAGGTCGGCGACGTGGTGAGCGCCGGGCAGAAGCTCGCGACGATCGACTCGACGCAAGCGAGCAAACAACTTCAGGTCGCCAAGGACAACCTCGCGGTCGCCGACGACAACCTGACGCAGGCACAGGACAACCCGCCCGCCAACCAGACCGCGACGCAGGTCCAGAGCAACCTGACTTCGTTGCAGGCCAAAGTGGATCAAGCGCGGCTGGACGTCGACAACGCGCAATCGACCGTCGATGCGACCGTGCTGACCGCGCCGGGCGCCGGCACCGTCACCGCGATCAATGGGACGGTCGGGCAGCAAACCGGCAGCGGCGGTTCCGGCAATGGCTCTTCCGGAGCTTCGTCCTCCAGCGGCAACGGCGGCTCCGGGCAGTCCTCGTCCGGCAGCGGTAACAGCGGTGCCAACAGCGCCGGCAGCAACAGCAGCGGGTTCATCGACATCACGGACATGAGCAACCTGGTGGTCAACACCTCGGTGGCGGAAATCGACGTGAGCAAGGTGAAAACGGGGCAGAAGGCAACCGTCACGCTGAACGCGACGCCGGACCAGCCGTTGCCGGCGACCGTTTCCAGCATCGACCTCACGCCGACCACGAGCAGCAACGTCGTCACCTACGGAGCGAAACTGGCGCTGACGAACGCACCTTCGGGGCTGCGCCCCGGGCAGTCGGCGAGCGTCGTGATCACGGTCGCGGAGTCCGACAACGTGCTGAGCGTTCCGGCGGCCGCGGTGAAGACCTCCGGTACGACGAACGTCGTCACCGTGGAACAGAACGGCCAGGCGGTGCCGCGGCAGGTGCAGATCGGCGTGCGCGGCGAGTCCACTGTGGAGATCAAGTCCGGCCTGCAGGAGGGCGACAGCGTGGTGTTGACCGCCGCGTCGCCGACCACTTCGAGCGGTACCAACGGCCAGCAGCGCGGCGGCACCGGCGGGCTCGGCGGCTTCGGCGGGCAG
- a CDS encoding sigma-70 family RNA polymerase sigma factor: MTLSAESAAPVSMFAERVFGAAVPLTRADAEPDAAEVAKAEAWELVRCAQEGDSSAFGRLYDRYVDVVYRYALFRLGDRDLAEDVTSETFLRALRRITSVSYQGRDVGAWFVTIARNLILDHVKSSRFRLEVVTDEVTEPGGMPGGSVGPVAQAGPEQQAIAGATRAELLRCVAELGDDQRECIVLRFLQGLSVAETAQIMDRNEGAVKALQHRAVRRLAQLLPTGLR; the protein is encoded by the coding sequence ATGACCCTTTCCGCTGAGTCCGCCGCGCCCGTTTCGATGTTCGCCGAGCGAGTCTTCGGAGCCGCTGTCCCGCTCACGCGGGCCGACGCGGAGCCGGACGCCGCCGAGGTGGCCAAGGCCGAAGCCTGGGAGCTGGTCCGCTGCGCCCAGGAAGGCGACTCGTCCGCCTTCGGCCGGCTCTACGACCGGTACGTCGACGTCGTCTACCGCTACGCGCTGTTCCGCCTGGGCGACCGCGACCTGGCCGAAGACGTCACCAGCGAGACCTTCCTGCGCGCCCTGCGCCGCATCACGTCGGTGAGCTACCAGGGCCGGGACGTCGGCGCGTGGTTCGTCACCATCGCCCGCAACCTGATCCTCGACCACGTGAAGTCGAGCCGTTTCCGCCTGGAGGTCGTCACCGACGAGGTGACCGAACCCGGCGGCATGCCCGGCGGCTCGGTCGGCCCGGTCGCCCAGGCCGGTCCGGAGCAGCAGGCGATCGCCGGCGCGACCCGTGCCGAACTGCTGCGCTGTGTCGCCGAACTGGGCGATGACCAGCGCGAATGCATTGTCCTGCGGTTCCTGCAGGGGCTGTCGGTCGCCGAGACCGCGCAGATCATGGATCGCAACGAGGGCGCGGTGAAGGCCCTCCAGCACCGGGCCGTGCGCCGCCTCGCCCAGCTGCTGCCGACCGGTTTGCGTTGA
- a CDS encoding molybdopterin-dependent oxidoreductase, with protein MSALKEAPPPVQPRLSLGVATSIGLVALAVALGVGHLVAAFVGYNASPFVAVADFVIAHSPHPVVVWAEQTIGTADKTVLKIGLAVVLLGFAVLAGQLSRGRRLPGQILVIVVGAFGIYAVFERTDVGELALLAPVVSLGAALLVFSWLHRRALPLEAEPRSGLSRRQVLQRGAGLAAGAGVAAIVGEVVSRTGSAAGSRAAVGPLVAARKAPPLPADADFQKLGTPPFITPNANFYRIDTAFVVPQVRAEDWSLKIHGMVDREVRFSYADIRNRPLVERTVTLTCVSNEVGGNLISTADFIGVDLVDLLDAAGVRHGAQQMYATSVDGWTCGTPASVALDPARGAMLAIGMNGEPLPVEHGFPARIVIPGLYGYVSATKWVTDLEFTTWDARQAYWLERGWAEQGPIKTESRIDTPSSGASVRAGRVRVAGTAWAQHVGIAKVEVRVDHGEWVPATLSAEVNKDTWRMWWAEVPVPAGSHTVTVRATDQSGYTQTDHVADPVPDGATGWHAVPFTAS; from the coding sequence GTGAGTGCGTTGAAGGAAGCTCCGCCGCCGGTCCAGCCGCGGCTGTCGCTGGGAGTCGCGACGTCCATCGGTCTGGTCGCGCTCGCGGTCGCGCTGGGCGTCGGGCATCTGGTGGCCGCGTTCGTCGGATACAACGCGTCGCCGTTCGTCGCGGTCGCGGACTTCGTCATCGCGCACAGCCCGCATCCCGTCGTGGTGTGGGCGGAACAGACCATCGGGACGGCCGACAAGACCGTGCTGAAGATCGGCCTGGCGGTGGTACTGCTGGGTTTCGCGGTGCTGGCCGGACAGCTTTCGCGCGGCCGCCGGCTGCCGGGGCAGATTCTTGTGATCGTGGTCGGCGCGTTCGGGATCTACGCGGTGTTCGAGCGCACGGACGTCGGCGAACTCGCGTTGCTGGCCCCGGTGGTGTCGCTGGGGGCGGCCCTGCTGGTCTTCAGCTGGCTGCACCGCCGCGCGTTGCCGCTGGAAGCCGAACCGCGGTCCGGGCTCAGCCGACGTCAGGTGCTGCAGCGCGGCGCGGGTCTCGCCGCGGGCGCCGGAGTCGCTGCGATCGTCGGCGAGGTCGTGTCCCGCACCGGCAGCGCGGCCGGATCGCGCGCCGCGGTCGGGCCGCTGGTCGCCGCGCGCAAGGCCCCGCCGCTGCCGGCGGACGCGGACTTCCAGAAGCTCGGGACGCCGCCGTTCATCACGCCGAACGCGAACTTCTACCGGATCGACACCGCGTTCGTGGTGCCGCAGGTCCGGGCCGAGGACTGGTCGTTGAAGATCCACGGAATGGTGGACCGGGAGGTGCGGTTCTCCTACGCGGACATCCGGAACCGCCCGCTCGTCGAGCGGACCGTGACGCTCACCTGCGTGTCCAACGAGGTCGGCGGCAACCTGATCTCCACCGCGGACTTCATCGGCGTCGACCTGGTGGACCTGCTCGACGCGGCGGGCGTGCGCCACGGCGCGCAGCAGATGTACGCGACCAGCGTCGACGGATGGACCTGCGGCACCCCGGCGTCGGTGGCGCTGGACCCGGCGCGCGGGGCGATGCTGGCGATCGGGATGAACGGCGAGCCGCTCCCGGTCGAACACGGTTTCCCGGCGCGGATCGTGATTCCCGGGCTGTACGGATACGTGTCGGCGACCAAGTGGGTCACCGACCTGGAGTTCACCACCTGGGACGCGCGGCAGGCGTACTGGCTGGAACGCGGCTGGGCGGAGCAGGGCCCGATCAAGACCGAATCCCGGATCGACACGCCGTCGAGCGGGGCTTCGGTGCGCGCGGGCCGGGTGCGGGTGGCCGGCACGGCGTGGGCGCAGCACGTCGGGATCGCGAAGGTGGAAGTGCGGGTGGACCACGGGGAATGGGTGCCCGCGACGCTGTCGGCCGAGGTGAACAAGGACACCTGGCGGATGTGGTGGGCGGAGGTGCCGGTGCCCGCGGGCAGCCACACGGTGACGGTCCGGGCGACCGATCAGTCCGGATACACCCAGACCGACCACGTGGCCGACCCGGTGCCGGACGGGGCGACCGGATGGCATGCGGTGCCGTTCACGGCTAGCTGA
- a CDS encoding glutaredoxin family protein, whose translation MSREGCHLCEVAEADVERICGELGVPWERADVDSDPEWRADYGDQVPVILVDGAEHGYWRVEEDRLRAALR comes from the coding sequence ATGAGCCGCGAAGGGTGCCATCTCTGCGAGGTGGCGGAGGCGGACGTCGAGCGGATTTGCGGCGAGCTGGGCGTGCCGTGGGAGCGCGCGGATGTCGACAGCGACCCGGAATGGCGGGCCGACTACGGCGACCAGGTTCCGGTGATCCTGGTCGACGGGGCCGAGCACGGGTACTGGCGGGTCGAGGAAGACCGGCTGCGCGCGGCCCTTCGGTAA
- a CDS encoding redox-sensing transcriptional repressor Rex, which translates to MPAVSEAEDTAVRAKQIPEAAVARLAVYLRILSGLAEQGATTVSSEELSAAAGVNSAKLRKDLSYLGSYGTRGVGYEVTVLVSQIERILGLTRQHRVAVVGIGNLGHALANYGGFPGRGFPVEALFDLDPDLIGIPVGGLPVSHLDDIPRVCAEREISVGIIATPPTAAQSVCDRLVAGGVQCILNFAPVVLQVPAHVEVRKVDLAVELQILSFLVARSADRAGAALENQGDTGLPGTGLPPDNGSTGDGRNGAGTDGGLGMVVR; encoded by the coding sequence ATGCCCGCCGTCTCCGAAGCCGAAGACACCGCGGTCCGCGCGAAGCAGATCCCGGAAGCCGCTGTCGCGCGGCTGGCCGTCTACCTGCGCATCCTGTCCGGCCTCGCCGAGCAGGGGGCGACCACCGTCTCCAGCGAAGAGCTTTCCGCCGCGGCTGGCGTGAACTCCGCGAAGCTGCGCAAAGACCTGTCCTACCTCGGCTCGTACGGCACCCGCGGGGTCGGCTACGAGGTGACTGTCCTGGTCAGTCAGATCGAACGCATCCTCGGCCTCACCCGGCAGCACCGCGTCGCCGTCGTCGGGATCGGGAACCTGGGGCACGCGCTGGCCAACTACGGCGGATTCCCCGGCCGGGGCTTCCCGGTCGAAGCCCTCTTCGACCTCGACCCGGACCTGATCGGGATCCCGGTGGGCGGTCTGCCCGTTTCGCACCTCGACGACATCCCGCGGGTCTGCGCCGAACGGGAGATTTCCGTCGGGATCATCGCCACACCTCCTACCGCCGCGCAGTCGGTGTGCGACAGGCTGGTGGCAGGCGGCGTCCAGTGCATCCTCAACTTCGCTCCGGTCGTGCTCCAGGTTCCAGCGCACGTCGAGGTCCGCAAGGTCGACTTGGCGGTCGAACTGCAGATCCTGTCGTTCCTCGTGGCCCGCAGCGCGGACCGGGCCGGCGCGGCGCTGGAAAATCAGGGCGACACCGGATTACCCGGCACGGGCCTGCCGCCTGACAATGGCAGTACCGGCGACGGACGCAACGGCGCCGGAACGGACGGCGGTCTCGGAATGGTGGTGCGCTGA
- the hemC gene encoding hydroxymethylbilane synthase — MTRVIRIGTRGSKLALAQTGIVAETIRATGTEVEIVTVTTPGDLSSAPISQIGVGVFTSALREALLRNEIDVAVHSYKDLPTAPEPGLVLAAVPPREDPRDALIARDGLTLGELPPGSKVGTGAARRTAQLRALGLGLEIVPIRGNIDTRMRKVSDGELDAVVLARAGLSRIGRAEEITETLDPIQMLPAPAQGALALECRAADVDVEHLLASAVNDESTRVAVTAERALLAALEAGCSAPVGALAEIVEDIDDEGAVVERISLRGTAAVEDENGAVDMVRASAIAGIGEAEKLGRELAAELLDLGAGALSGPAQ; from the coding sequence GTGACCAGAGTCATTCGCATCGGCACGCGGGGCAGCAAACTCGCCCTCGCGCAGACCGGCATCGTCGCCGAAACCATCCGCGCCACCGGCACCGAGGTGGAGATCGTCACGGTCACCACGCCGGGCGACCTCTCCAGCGCGCCGATCTCCCAGATCGGCGTCGGGGTGTTCACCTCCGCGCTGCGGGAAGCGTTGCTGCGCAACGAGATCGACGTCGCCGTGCACTCGTACAAGGACCTGCCCACCGCGCCCGAGCCGGGCCTCGTGCTCGCCGCGGTGCCGCCGCGCGAGGACCCGCGCGACGCGCTGATCGCTCGCGACGGCCTCACTCTCGGCGAGCTGCCGCCGGGTTCGAAGGTCGGCACCGGGGCGGCCCGGCGGACCGCCCAGTTGCGCGCGCTGGGACTCGGTTTGGAAATCGTGCCGATCCGAGGCAATATCGACACCCGCATGCGCAAGGTGTCCGACGGCGAGCTCGATGCCGTGGTGCTCGCGCGTGCCGGCCTGTCCCGGATCGGCAGGGCCGAGGAGATCACCGAGACCCTCGACCCGATCCAGATGCTGCCCGCCCCCGCACAGGGAGCGCTGGCGCTGGAGTGCCGGGCGGCCGACGTGGACGTCGAGCACCTGCTCGCCTCCGCGGTGAACGACGAGAGCACGCGGGTCGCGGTGACGGCCGAACGAGCTCTGCTCGCCGCGCTCGAAGCCGGGTGCAGCGCGCCGGTGGGCGCGCTCGCCGAAATCGTCGAGGACATCGACGACGAGGGCGCGGTGGTGGAACGCATCTCGCTGCGCGGCACCGCTGCCGTCGAAGACGAGAACGGCGCCGTCGACATGGTGCGGGCGTCCGCGATCGCCGGGATCGGCGAGGCGGAGAAGCTCGGCCGTGAGCTGGCAGCCGAACTGCTCGACCTGGGGGCCGGTGCGCTGTCCGGCCCCGCACAGTGA